A single window of Nocardia sp. NBC_01327 DNA harbors:
- a CDS encoding nitrate reductase subunit alpha, with amino-acid sequence MVRKDGTVLDGELTEALIKARRFFTRADVSPDLRSEYLTGGRQADDFYRDRWSHDKVVRSTHGVNCTGSCSWKVFVKDGIITWETQATDYPSTGPDRPEYEPRGCPRGAAFSWYTYSPTRVRYPYIRGVLLEMYREAKRRTGDPVLAWESIVSDPESSRRYKSLRGRGGLVRASWDEAVELIAAAHVHTIKAYGPDRIAGFSPIPAMSMASFAAGSRFMSLIGGAMLSFYDFYADLPVASPQVFGDQTDVPESGDWWDAGYLIMWGSNVPVTRTPDAHWMAEARYRGQKVISIAPDYADNVKFADEWLAPHPGTDGALGFAMGHVILREFFVDRQVPYFQQYVRRYTDLPFLVRLEQTENGFRPGKFLTAADLPEFASEANAEFKTVLLDGDGKPLVPNGSLGFRYGDEGLGKWNLQLEDVQPMLSMDGPDAVQVTLPRFDTGAGSAADLVRGVPTRTVGGHLVTTVLDLMLAQYGVHRPGMPGEWPTGYEDATQPGTPAWQETITGVPAEVAARIGREFAANAEESNGRSMIILGAGTNHWFHSDTIYRTFLALTTLTGCQGVNGGGWAHYVGQEKCRPVTGWAQVANALDWTRPPRQMIQTAYWYLHTDQFRYDPFSADTLTSTNGAGRFTGRSTADLIAQTARMGWMPSFPTFDRNPLDLVDEAEASGVAPADHIVSQLKSGQLRFACEDPDEPRNFPRLLTIWRSNLLGSSAKGNEYFLKHLLGADSSLRAEEAPPEARPKDIVWHEEAPTGKLDLLLTLDFRMTSTTIFSDVVLPAATWYEKHDLSSTDMHPFVHSFSPAIAPPWQTRTDWDAFMTIGAEFSKLARGHLGVRKDLVATPLLHDTPDEMANPHGVVRDWKTGECEPIPGVTMPRLTVVERDYTAVHAKMSALGPLLDKLGATTKGITYEVEREIEYLGRKNGTVRGGPADGRPSLVRDIDACEAILALSGTTNGHLATQGFRTLEKRTGTALADLSAEHEGKQITFADTQVAPVPVITSPEWSGSESGGRRYSPFTVNVERNKPWHTLTGRQHFYLDHDWMEEVGEQLPVYRPPLNMTALFAEPQLGEHGAQGLTLRYLTPHSKWSIHSEYQDNLFMLSLSRGGPTIWMSNLDAAKLGIADNEWIEAVNRNGVVVARAVVSYRMPEGTVYMHHAQDRLIDVPLAEASGKRGGIHNSLTRLLIKPTHLIGGYAQLSFAFNYLGPTGNQRDEVTVIRRRSQEVEYR; translated from the coding sequence ATGGTGCGTAAGGACGGCACTGTGCTGGACGGGGAGTTGACCGAGGCGCTGATCAAGGCGAGACGGTTTTTCACCCGGGCGGACGTGTCACCGGATCTGCGCAGCGAATACCTCACCGGCGGGCGTCAAGCGGATGATTTCTATCGTGATCGCTGGTCCCACGACAAAGTTGTGCGCTCTACGCACGGTGTGAACTGCACCGGCTCGTGCTCGTGGAAGGTGTTCGTCAAGGACGGCATCATCACGTGGGAGACCCAGGCCACCGACTATCCCAGCACCGGTCCCGACCGGCCCGAGTACGAACCTCGCGGCTGTCCGCGCGGTGCGGCCTTCTCCTGGTATACCTATTCGCCGACGCGGGTGCGCTATCCCTACATTCGCGGGGTGTTGCTGGAGATGTACCGGGAAGCCAAGCGGCGCACCGGAGATCCCGTGCTGGCGTGGGAATCGATTGTCTCGGACCCGGAATCCTCGCGCCGGTACAAGAGTCTGCGCGGGCGCGGCGGTCTGGTCCGCGCGAGCTGGGATGAGGCGGTGGAACTCATTGCCGCCGCGCATGTCCACACCATCAAGGCGTACGGACCCGATCGCATTGCCGGGTTCTCGCCGATTCCCGCCATGTCGATGGCATCCTTCGCGGCAGGGTCGCGGTTCATGTCGCTCATCGGCGGCGCGATGCTCTCGTTCTACGACTTCTATGCCGACCTGCCCGTCGCCTCACCGCAGGTATTCGGCGACCAGACCGATGTCCCGGAGTCCGGAGACTGGTGGGACGCAGGCTATCTCATTATGTGGGGCTCGAATGTTCCGGTGACCCGTACCCCGGATGCGCACTGGATGGCCGAGGCGCGCTATCGCGGCCAGAAGGTCATCTCCATCGCCCCGGACTACGCCGACAATGTGAAGTTCGCCGATGAATGGCTGGCCCCGCATCCGGGCACCGACGGCGCCCTGGGTTTCGCCATGGGCCATGTGATCCTGCGCGAGTTCTTCGTCGATCGGCAGGTGCCCTACTTCCAGCAGTACGTGCGCCGCTATACCGATCTGCCGTTCCTGGTGCGGCTGGAGCAGACCGAGAACGGTTTCCGCCCCGGCAAGTTCCTCACCGCCGCAGATCTTCCCGAGTTCGCGAGCGAGGCGAATGCGGAATTCAAGACGGTCCTGCTGGACGGTGACGGAAAACCGCTGGTGCCCAATGGTTCCCTAGGATTCCGCTACGGCGACGAGGGTCTCGGGAAATGGAATCTGCAACTGGAAGACGTGCAGCCGATGCTGTCCATGGACGGGCCGGACGCGGTGCAGGTGACACTGCCCAGGTTCGACACCGGCGCCGGTTCGGCCGCCGATCTGGTGCGCGGTGTGCCCACCCGGACCGTCGGCGGGCATCTGGTCACCACGGTGCTGGATCTGATGCTGGCGCAGTACGGGGTGCATCGCCCCGGAATGCCGGGGGAGTGGCCGACCGGATACGAGGATGCGACCCAGCCGGGCACACCCGCCTGGCAGGAGACCATCACCGGTGTTCCGGCCGAGGTGGCCGCGCGCATCGGCCGCGAATTCGCCGCCAATGCCGAGGAGTCGAACGGCCGGTCCATGATCATTCTCGGTGCGGGCACCAATCATTGGTTCCACTCCGACACCATCTACCGGACCTTCCTGGCGCTGACGACCCTCACCGGCTGCCAGGGCGTGAACGGCGGCGGCTGGGCGCACTACGTCGGCCAGGAGAAGTGCCGGCCGGTCACCGGCTGGGCGCAGGTCGCCAATGCGCTGGACTGGACGCGCCCGCCGCGGCAGATGATTCAGACGGCCTACTGGTATCTGCACACCGATCAGTTCCGGTACGACCCGTTCAGCGCGGATACGCTCACCAGCACCAATGGCGCCGGGCGATTCACCGGCCGCTCCACCGCCGATCTCATCGCGCAGACCGCGCGCATGGGCTGGATGCCATCCTTCCCGACCTTCGATCGCAATCCGCTGGACCTGGTGGACGAGGCCGAGGCGTCCGGGGTAGCGCCCGCGGATCATATTGTGTCGCAACTCAAATCGGGGCAGCTGCGGTTCGCCTGCGAGGATCCCGACGAGCCGCGCAACTTCCCGCGGCTGCTGACCATTTGGCGGTCGAACCTCTTGGGTTCCTCGGCCAAGGGCAATGAGTACTTCCTCAAACATCTCCTGGGCGCGGACTCCTCATTGCGCGCGGAGGAGGCGCCACCGGAGGCCCGGCCCAAGGACATCGTCTGGCACGAGGAAGCCCCCACCGGGAAGCTGGATCTGCTTCTGACACTGGACTTTCGGATGACGAGCACCACCATTTTCTCCGATGTCGTGCTGCCCGCCGCCACCTGGTACGAGAAGCACGATCTGTCCTCCACCGATATGCACCCGTTTGTGCATTCCTTCAGCCCGGCCATCGCGCCGCCGTGGCAGACCCGCACCGACTGGGACGCGTTCATGACCATCGGCGCGGAGTTCAGCAAGCTGGCGCGCGGGCATCTTGGCGTGCGCAAGGATCTGGTCGCGACTCCGCTACTGCACGACACCCCGGATGAGATGGCCAACCCGCACGGTGTGGTCCGGGACTGGAAAACCGGTGAGTGCGAACCGATTCCGGGCGTCACCATGCCGCGTCTGACGGTGGTCGAGCGTGACTACACGGCCGTGCACGCCAAGATGAGCGCCCTCGGGCCGCTGCTCGACAAGCTCGGCGCCACGACCAAGGGCATCACCTATGAGGTGGAGCGCGAGATCGAATATCTGGGCCGGAAGAACGGCACGGTGCGTGGCGGCCCGGCCGACGGGCGGCCCTCGCTGGTCCGCGATATCGATGCGTGCGAGGCGATTCTTGCGCTGTCGGGAACCACCAACGGGCACTTGGCAACCCAGGGCTTCCGCACTCTGGAGAAACGCACCGGCACCGCGCTGGCGGATCTGTCCGCCGAGCACGAGGGCAAGCAGATCACCTTCGCCGATACCCAGGTCGCGCCGGTTCCGGTCATCACCTCCCCGGAGTGGTCCGGTTCGGAATCCGGTGGCCGCCGCTACTCGCCGTTCACGGTCAATGTGGAGCGAAACAAGCCCTGGCACACTCTCACCGGCCGCCAGCACTTCTATCTCGATCACGACTGGATGGAGGAGGTCGGCGAGCAGTTGCCGGTCTACCGCCCGCCGCTCAATATGACCGCGCTGTTCGCCGAACCACAGCTCGGCGAGCACGGCGCGCAGGGCCTGACGCTGCGCTATCTGACGCCGCATTCGAAGTGGTCCATCCACTCCGAGTATCAGGACAACCTGTTCATGCTCAGCCTCTCCCGAGGCGGCCCCACCATCTGGATGTCGAATCTCGATGCCGCGAAACTCGGTATCGCGGACAACGAATGGATCGAGGCGGTGAACCGCAACGGTGTGGTCGTGGCTCGCGCGGTGGTCTCCTACCGCATGCCCGAGGGCACCGTCTACATGCATCACGCCCAGGACCGCCTCATCGACGTCCCTCTCGCGGAGGCCTCCGGCAAACGCGGCGGCATCCACAATTCGCTCACCCGCCTGCTCATCAAGCCCACCCACCTCATCGGCGGCTACGCCCAACTCTCCTTCGCCTTCAACTATCTCGGCCCGACCGGTAATCAGCGAGACGAGGTGACGGTCATCCGCCGTCGCAGCCAGGAGGTCGAATACCGATGA
- the narH gene encoding nitrate reductase subunit beta: MKPMAQMAMVMNLDKCIGCHTCSVTCKQTWTNRAGVEYVWFNNVETRPGQGYPRTYEDQARWRGGWSVDRKGRLKLRGGGRMRKLFTIFDNPILPELSDYYEPWTYDYETLTTAPVQKHTPVARPKSLITGQDTKITWSANWDDNLGGAPELTQGDPLLKQVGDKVKFEFDRTFMFYLPRICEHCLNPACAASCPSGAIYKRAEDGIVLVDQDKCRGWRMCVSGCPYKKVFFNHRTGKAEKCTFCFPRLEVGLPTVCAETCVGRLRYIGLMLYDADTVSEVAATPNEKDLYAAQRDAFLDPFDPDVIAACERAGIPRDWVQAAQNSPVYALIRKYRVALPLHPEYRTVPMVWYIPPLSPVVDSLRNTGHDAEDHGNLFAAIEALRIPIEYLAELFSAGDPAPVDAVLRRLAAMRSYMRDLNLGREARPEIAAKVGMSEEDLYDMYRLLALAKYEDRYVIPPAHAEQAHGLEELATDCSLDYDGGPGMTGSGPFGESSGPLTPVAVENFRMLQERQTADTGAAIEGAGRVNLLNWDGRGAPDGLMPQTNGGRHRK; the protein is encoded by the coding sequence ATGAAACCCATGGCGCAGATGGCGATGGTGATGAACCTCGACAAGTGCATCGGCTGCCACACCTGTTCGGTCACCTGCAAGCAGACGTGGACCAATCGTGCAGGTGTCGAGTACGTCTGGTTCAACAATGTGGAAACCCGTCCGGGACAGGGGTATCCGCGGACCTATGAGGATCAGGCCCGCTGGCGCGGCGGGTGGTCGGTCGATCGCAAGGGCCGGTTGAAACTGCGCGGCGGCGGGCGGATGCGCAAGCTGTTCACCATCTTCGACAATCCGATCCTGCCGGAGCTGTCGGACTACTACGAGCCGTGGACCTACGACTACGAGACGCTCACCACCGCACCGGTGCAGAAGCACACGCCGGTGGCGCGCCCGAAATCGCTGATCACCGGGCAGGACACCAAGATCACCTGGTCGGCCAACTGGGACGACAATCTCGGTGGCGCACCGGAACTGACCCAGGGTGATCCGCTGCTCAAGCAGGTCGGCGACAAGGTGAAGTTCGAATTCGACCGCACCTTCATGTTCTATCTGCCGCGTATCTGCGAGCACTGCCTGAATCCGGCGTGCGCGGCCTCCTGCCCGTCCGGCGCGATCTACAAGCGCGCCGAGGACGGCATTGTGCTGGTGGATCAGGACAAGTGCCGGGGCTGGCGCATGTGCGTGTCCGGGTGCCCGTACAAGAAGGTGTTCTTCAATCACCGGACCGGTAAGGCCGAGAAATGTACGTTCTGTTTTCCGCGCCTGGAGGTCGGACTGCCGACGGTGTGCGCGGAAACCTGCGTGGGGCGGCTGCGGTATATCGGCCTGATGCTCTACGACGCCGATACCGTGTCGGAGGTCGCGGCGACCCCGAACGAGAAGGATCTGTACGCGGCGCAGCGGGATGCTTTCCTGGACCCGTTCGATCCCGATGTCATTGCGGCCTGCGAGCGGGCGGGCATCCCCCGCGATTGGGTGCAGGCAGCACAGAATTCGCCGGTGTACGCGCTCATCCGCAAATACCGCGTGGCACTGCCGCTGCATCCGGAATACCGCACGGTGCCGATGGTCTGGTACATCCCACCGCTCTCACCGGTGGTCGATTCCCTGCGCAATACCGGACACGATGCCGAGGATCACGGAAATCTGTTCGCCGCCATCGAGGCGCTGCGCATCCCGATCGAATATCTGGCGGAGCTGTTCAGCGCCGGCGATCCGGCACCGGTGGACGCGGTGCTGCGCCGGCTGGCCGCCATGCGCAGCTATATGCGCGACCTGAATCTGGGCCGCGAGGCGCGCCCGGAGATCGCCGCCAAGGTCGGCATGAGCGAAGAAGACCTCTACGACATGTACCGCCTGCTGGCGCTCGCCAAATACGAGGACCGCTACGTCATTCCGCCCGCGCACGCCGAACAGGCGCACGGTCTGGAGGAATTGGCCACCGACTGCAGCCTCGACTACGACGGCGGGCCCGGTATGACCGGTTCGGGCCCGTTCGGCGAGAGCTCCGGACCCCTGACTCCCGTTGCGGTGGAGAACTTCCGCATGCTGCAGGAACGCCAGACCGCCGATACCGGGGCGGCGATCGAAGGAGCCGGACGCGTCAATCTGCTCAATTGGGACGGCCGCGGAGCCCCGGACGGGCTCATGCCACAGACCAACGGCGGAAGGCACCGAAAATGA
- the narJ gene encoding nitrate reductase molybdenum cofactor assembly chaperone: MKLTDSARSGAWQVQSMLLGYPDERLLDSLSLLCRTASALPEAVGAPLQPLLNHLERSQPLTLATEYVETFDHRKRFSPYLTWFLYGDTRKRGMALLKFKQLYRASGLVLDDGELSDHLCVVLEFAAAYPEPGQQLLEDHRAGIEVMRLALRDAQSPWTGVLESLSATLPALRGDEHDAIARLVAAGPPGEDVGLEPFAPPTYMPQVIGARR; this comes from the coding sequence ATGAAGCTGACCGATTCTGCGCGTTCCGGAGCCTGGCAGGTGCAATCGATGCTGCTCGGATATCCCGATGAGCGGCTGCTGGATTCGCTGTCGCTGCTGTGCCGGACGGCCTCGGCGCTGCCGGAGGCAGTCGGTGCACCGTTGCAACCGCTGTTGAATCATCTCGAACGCAGCCAACCGCTCACGCTGGCAACCGAATACGTCGAGACGTTCGATCATCGCAAGCGGTTCAGCCCGTATCTGACGTGGTTTCTGTACGGGGACACTCGGAAGCGCGGGATGGCGCTGCTGAAGTTCAAGCAGCTCTATCGTGCGTCCGGGCTGGTGCTCGATGACGGCGAGCTGTCCGATCATCTGTGCGTGGTACTGGAATTCGCTGCCGCGTACCCGGAACCGGGGCAGCAACTGCTCGAGGATCACCGCGCGGGGATCGAGGTCATGCGACTTGCGCTGCGGGACGCGCAGTCCCCGTGGACCGGTGTTCTGGAATCATTGTCGGCGACCCTGCCCGCCCTGCGCGGCGACGAACACGATGCCATCGCACGGCTTGTCGCCGCCGGACCGCCCGGTGAGGACGTCGGCCTGGAACCGTTCGCGCCGCCGACCTACATGCCGCAGGTGATCGGAGCGCGCCGATGA
- the narI gene encoding respiratory nitrate reductase subunit gamma — protein MTLSANDVLLWVAVPYAALAICVVGLIWRYRYDKFGWTTRSSQIYENRLLRLGSPLFHYGIIFVFLGHVIGLVIPESWTDAVGISESMYHAASFSLGAVAGVATVVGLLILIYRRRTVGPVFSATTRNDKMMYVLLGLTLALGLGATLYGNLTGHAHNYREDIAPWFRSIFYFQPKPELMVSAPLGFQLHALCACALFAFWPFSRLVHVFSAPIGYLTRPYIVYRSRDESLGTQNPPRGWERMQ, from the coding sequence ATGACGCTCAGCGCCAATGACGTGCTGCTGTGGGTGGCGGTTCCCTATGCCGCGCTGGCGATCTGCGTGGTCGGCCTGATCTGGCGGTATCGCTACGACAAGTTCGGCTGGACCACCCGCTCCTCGCAGATCTACGAGAACCGGCTGCTGCGGCTCGGCAGTCCGCTGTTCCACTACGGCATCATCTTCGTCTTCCTCGGACACGTCATCGGCCTGGTGATTCCGGAGTCGTGGACCGATGCCGTCGGGATCAGCGAAAGCATGTATCACGCGGCGTCATTCAGCCTCGGCGCGGTTGCGGGGGTGGCGACCGTGGTCGGGCTGCTCATCCTGATCTATCGGCGGCGGACCGTCGGCCCGGTGTTCTCGGCGACCACCCGCAACGACAAGATGATGTACGTCCTGCTGGGCCTGACGCTGGCGCTCGGTCTCGGTGCGACGCTGTACGGCAATCTGACCGGCCACGCCCACAATTACCGCGAGGACATCGCGCCCTGGTTCCGCTCCATCTTCTACTTCCAGCCGAAGCCGGAGCTCATGGTCTCCGCACCACTGGGTTTCCAGCTGCACGCGCTCTGCGCCTGCGCACTGTTCGCCTTCTGGCCCTTCAGCCGCCTGGTGCACGTGTTCTCCGCACCGATCGGCTACCTGACCCGCCCGTACATCGTCTACCGCAGCCGCGACGAATCCCTCGGCACCCAGAACCCGCCGCGCGGCTGGGAGCGGATGCAGTAG
- a CDS encoding avidin/streptavidin family protein, which translates to MDLDWNGSWVNEYGSRLTITDDADGRLSGTFETALGDSAFAASAVPIIGLHRGPCVQFSFVAAGDIASICSFTGLLREDKLHAAWHVVSDEAIKPPYPGAEPKLMALPWAHAVLTNSDTFTRTS; encoded by the coding sequence ATGGATTTGGACTGGAATGGCTCGTGGGTCAATGAGTACGGATCGCGGTTGACGATCACCGATGATGCGGACGGCCGGCTGAGCGGCACCTTCGAGACGGCATTGGGCGACAGCGCCTTCGCCGCCTCCGCGGTGCCCATCATCGGCCTGCACCGGGGTCCGTGCGTGCAGTTCTCGTTCGTGGCTGCCGGTGATATCGCGAGCATCTGCTCGTTCACCGGGCTGCTGCGGGAGGACAAGCTGCATGCGGCTTGGCATGTGGTCTCCGACGAGGCGATCAAACCGCCCTACCCGGGGGCAGAGCCCAAGCTGATGGCTCTGCCCTGGGCGCACGCGGTCCTGACCAATAGCGATACCTTCACTCGCACAAGCTGA
- a CDS encoding M3 family metallopeptidase — MTSNPFFEPSTLPYQLPPFAEIRAEHYLPAFEAGMAEKLDEVNAIAAAADAPTFANTVVALERSGAVLTRVANVFFNIASSDSSKETEAIEAELSPKLAALSDEMLLNPQLFARVRALYEQRDSLGLSAEESRLLERYHTRFVRAGAALNDTEQDQLRAWNMELASATTEFGHNILAATNAATLLLNAEEQLAGLAPTAVAAAAENARSLGHEGEWALSLQNVSNQPVLADLADRDVRHRMMMASLGRGFGVSSPNSELAGRIASLRAARAALLGYSDHAAYIVADQTAKTPEAVEEMLTRLIGPAVANAEREAVELTAAMRAADPEAGELHSWDWLYWSEKVRAERFSVDADALRPYLELERVLRDGVFYAAQQVYGITFQEREDLVGYHPEVRVFEVFDADGSGLGLFLGDFFARPSKRGGAWMNSLVDQSGLEGTKAVVINNLNIVKPPAGDPALLTWDNVRTLFHEFGHALHGLFSDVQYPFFSGTQVPRDFVEFPSQVNEMWAARPEILANYAHHVETGEPMPAELIEKRVAAEQFGEGFRTVEYLGATLLDWAWHRITTDQTSDIDAELFEEAALHKAGLALTAIPPRYRTGYFAHIFAGGYGAGYYSYIWSEVLDADTVEWFEDGAATIRDKGEQFRRGLLARGGSVDPLTAFESFRGRAPEIQPLLVRRGLTA, encoded by the coding sequence GTGACGAGCAACCCGTTCTTCGAACCCAGCACCCTGCCGTACCAGCTGCCGCCGTTCGCGGAGATCCGCGCGGAGCACTATCTCCCCGCCTTCGAGGCGGGCATGGCCGAGAAGCTGGACGAGGTCAATGCCATCGCCGCTGCGGCGGATGCGCCGACCTTCGCGAATACGGTCGTGGCGCTGGAACGTTCCGGAGCCGTGCTGACCCGGGTTGCCAATGTGTTCTTCAATATCGCCTCCTCGGACTCCAGTAAGGAGACGGAGGCGATCGAGGCCGAGCTGTCGCCGAAGCTGGCCGCGCTCAGTGATGAGATGCTGCTGAACCCGCAGCTCTTCGCCCGCGTCCGGGCGCTCTACGAACAGCGCGACAGCCTGGGGCTGAGCGCCGAGGAGTCGCGGCTGCTCGAGCGGTATCACACCCGGTTCGTGCGGGCGGGCGCCGCGCTGAACGACACCGAGCAGGATCAGCTGCGGGCCTGGAATATGGAGTTGGCCTCGGCGACAACCGAGTTCGGGCACAATATTCTGGCCGCCACCAACGCCGCCACCCTGCTGCTGAACGCCGAGGAGCAGCTCGCCGGGCTCGCCCCCACCGCGGTCGCCGCCGCGGCCGAGAACGCCCGGTCGCTGGGACACGAGGGGGAGTGGGCGCTGAGCCTGCAGAACGTCTCCAACCAGCCGGTTCTCGCCGATCTGGCCGACCGCGATGTGCGGCACCGGATGATGATGGCCTCGCTCGGCCGTGGATTCGGTGTCAGTAGTCCGAATAGTGAACTCGCGGGCCGGATCGCGAGCCTGCGCGCCGCACGGGCGGCGCTGCTCGGCTACTCGGACCATGCCGCGTACATCGTGGCCGATCAGACGGCGAAGACGCCGGAGGCGGTCGAGGAGATGCTCACCCGCCTGATCGGGCCCGCCGTCGCCAATGCCGAGCGTGAGGCGGTCGAGTTGACGGCGGCCATGCGCGCTGCCGACCCCGAAGCGGGGGAACTGCACTCCTGGGATTGGCTGTACTGGTCGGAAAAGGTTCGGGCCGAACGGTTCTCGGTGGACGCCGATGCGCTGCGCCCGTACCTCGAGCTGGAGCGCGTCCTGCGGGACGGCGTCTTCTATGCCGCGCAGCAGGTGTACGGCATCACCTTCCAGGAGCGCGAAGACCTGGTCGGGTACCACCCCGAGGTCCGCGTCTTCGAGGTCTTCGACGCCGACGGGAGTGGTCTGGGCCTGTTCCTCGGCGATTTCTTCGCCCGCCCGTCCAAACGCGGTGGCGCCTGGATGAACTCGCTCGTCGACCAGTCCGGTCTGGAGGGCACCAAGGCGGTGGTGATCAACAATCTGAATATCGTGAAGCCGCCCGCCGGTGACCCGGCGCTACTGACCTGGGACAACGTCCGCACCCTCTTCCACGAATTCGGGCATGCGCTGCACGGGCTGTTCTCGGACGTGCAGTACCCGTTCTTCTCCGGCACGCAGGTGCCGCGTGATTTCGTGGAATTCCCGTCCCAGGTCAATGAGATGTGGGCGGCCCGGCCGGAAATCCTGGCCAATTACGCCCACCACGTCGAGACCGGCGAACCCATGCCCGCCGAACTGATCGAAAAGCGCGTCGCCGCCGAACAATTCGGTGAGGGCTTCCGCACCGTCGAATACCTCGGTGCGACCCTTCTGGACTGGGCCTGGCACCGCATTACCACCGACCAGACCTCCGATATCGACGCCGAACTCTTCGAAGAGGCCGCCCTGCACAAGGCCGGCCTCGCCCTCACCGCAATCCCGCCCCGGTATCGCACCGGCTACTTCGCCCATATCTTCGCGGGTGGCTACGGCGCGGGCTACTACTCCTACATCTGGAGCGAAGTACTCGACGCCGACACCGTCGAATGGTTCGAGGACGGCGCCGCCACCATCCGCGACAAGGGCGAACAATTCCGCCGCGGCCTGCTCGCCCGAGGCGGTTCCGTGGACCCCCTCACCGCCTTCGAATCCTTCCGAGGCCGCGCCCCGGAGATTCAGCCGCTCCTGGTCCGCCGCGGATTGACCGCCTAG
- a CDS encoding helix-turn-helix transcriptional regulator, whose product MMNRPELADFLRTRRQGLQPEDVGLERGPRRRTSGLRREEVAQLCAMSADYYARLERGTGPRPSEQMTAALARGLRLSLAERDHLFQLIGHHAPQRAIRDDHISPALMRVLDRFDDVPAQIMSGLGETLRQTRVARALLGDETRFTGPSRSVFYRWFTDPASRNIYPEEDQPGVARIYTAQLRRVVTEQGPDSPAAELARTLAQLSTEFSALWSDHEIGLGFTEQKRILHPEVGLIEVHCQTLLDPDQHQALLLFIATPGSSSQEKLDLLSVIGNQNLTIGL is encoded by the coding sequence TTGATGAATCGGCCGGAACTCGCGGATTTCCTGCGCACTCGCCGTCAAGGGCTACAGCCCGAGGACGTCGGGCTCGAACGCGGCCCCCGGCGTCGTACCAGCGGCCTGCGCCGCGAAGAGGTCGCGCAATTGTGCGCCATGTCGGCCGACTACTACGCCAGGCTGGAACGCGGCACCGGACCCAGACCCTCCGAGCAGATGACCGCCGCCCTCGCGCGCGGGTTGCGACTCTCCCTCGCCGAACGCGATCATTTGTTCCAATTGATCGGACATCACGCTCCCCAGCGCGCGATTCGGGACGACCATATAAGTCCGGCGCTCATGCGAGTACTCGACCGATTCGATGATGTACCCGCCCAGATCATGAGCGGCCTCGGCGAGACCCTGCGCCAAACACGCGTCGCCCGTGCGCTATTGGGCGACGAAACTCGATTCACCGGCCCGTCCCGCAGCGTTTTCTATCGGTGGTTCACCGACCCCGCATCGCGAAACATCTACCCCGAAGAGGATCAGCCGGGTGTCGCGCGGATCTATACCGCGCAGCTCAGGCGCGTTGTCACCGAGCAGGGCCCGGATTCGCCCGCGGCGGAATTGGCGCGCACCCTCGCGCAACTGAGCACCGAATTCTCCGCGCTCTGGAGTGATCACGAAATCGGTCTCGGATTCACCGAGCAGAAGCGCATTCTGCATCCGGAGGTCGGGCTCATCGAAGTGCACTGCCAGACCCTGCTCGATCCCGATCAGCATCAGGCCCTGCTGCTGTTCATCGCCACGCCCGGCAGCAGCAGCCAGGAGAAGCTCGACCTGCTCTCGGTGATCGGGAACCAGAACCTCACGATCGGACTGTGA
- a CDS encoding oxidoreductase, producing MAKWTASDLPDLTGRTAVVTGATSGIGLITARELARAGARVVLAVRDPDKGDRAVRDMPGNTEVRQLDVADLTSVRSFAQAWTGDIDILVNNAGIMEVPLAYTADGFESQAATNYFGPFALTNLLLPHVTDRVITVSSQLHRRGRVRLGDLNWRQRRYNPPAAYCDSKFDVTVFALELDRRLAASGSRVRSLLAHPGIASTNLTAHVGGGRAVLYKALGSILNDAEHGALPTLFAAVSDIPGGSYVGPDGFGGIKGFPAIGKTSRAAQDEDVAHALWDTTVQLTGTDAQLPAAPGTLHDR from the coding sequence ATGGCGAAATGGACCGCAAGCGATCTGCCGGACCTGACCGGGCGTACGGCCGTGGTCACCGGCGCGACGAGCGGGATCGGCCTGATCACCGCGCGCGAACTCGCACGTGCCGGAGCCCGTGTGGTGCTGGCGGTTCGCGACCCGGACAAGGGCGACCGGGCTGTTCGGGACATGCCCGGCAATACCGAGGTGCGGCAGCTCGATGTGGCCGACCTGACCTCGGTCCGGAGTTTCGCGCAGGCATGGACCGGCGATATCGACATTCTCGTCAACAATGCGGGAATCATGGAGGTTCCCCTCGCCTACACGGCCGACGGCTTCGAATCGCAGGCTGCCACAAACTATTTCGGCCCGTTCGCATTGACGAATCTGCTGTTGCCGCACGTTACCGATCGGGTGATCACGGTCTCCTCGCAATTGCATCGCCGGGGGCGGGTCCGCCTCGGCGATCTGAACTGGAGACAGCGGCGGTACAACCCCCCGGCCGCGTACTGCGATTCCAAGTTCGACGTGACCGTATTCGCGCTGGAACTCGATCGCCGCCTCGCGGCCTCGGGTAGCCGGGTGCGTTCGCTGCTGGCGCATCCGGGCATCGCCAGTACGAACCTCACCGCCCATGTCGGTGGCGGGCGGGCGGTTCTGTACAAGGCGCTGGGGTCGATTTTGAACGATGCCGAGCATGGAGCGTTGCCCACCCTGTTCGCGGCCGTCAGTGATATTCCGGGCGGCTCGTATGTGGGACCCGACGGGTTCGGTGGCATCAAAGGGTTTCCCGCGATCGGCAAGACCTCACGTGCGGCTCAGGACGAGGACGTCGCACATGCTTTGTGGGACACCACTGTTCAGCTCACCGGCACCGATGCGCAGCTCCCGGCAGCCCCCGGAACTCTGCACGACCGGTAG